From a single Vibrio tubiashii genomic region:
- a CDS encoding PhoH family protein, with the protein MSNKIVTLEINLEPSDNRRLASLCGPFDDNIKHLERRLGVEISYRGNFFTIVGKPHTSAAALEIIKTLYVNTAPVRGNIPDVEPDEIHLAIKETGVLEQDLESSFEHGKEVFIKTKKGVIKPRTPNQGQYLMNMVTHDISFGIGPAGTGKTYLAVAAAVDALERQEIRRILLTRPAVEAGEKLGFLPGDLSQKVDPYLRPLYDALFEMLGFEKVEKLIERNVIEVAPLAYMRGRTLNDAFIILDESQNTTVEQMKMFLTRIGFNSRAVITGDITQIDLPRGAKSGLRHAIEVLSEVDDISFNFFQSDDVVRHPVVARIVNAYEKWEAKDQKERKEFEKKRREEREAQLIETAKAELSKKVQAETAEGKS; encoded by the coding sequence TTGAGCAATAAAATTGTAACTCTAGAAATCAATCTAGAACCTTCTGATAACCGCCGCTTAGCCAGTTTGTGCGGTCCTTTCGATGACAATATCAAGCACTTAGAGCGTCGTTTAGGCGTTGAAATCAGCTACCGTGGCAACTTCTTTACTATCGTTGGTAAACCACATACTAGCGCTGCAGCACTTGAAATCATCAAAACACTTTACGTCAATACCGCTCCTGTTCGTGGCAATATCCCAGACGTAGAACCCGATGAAATTCATCTTGCGATCAAAGAGACAGGTGTTTTAGAGCAAGACCTTGAGTCAAGCTTCGAGCACGGTAAAGAAGTGTTCATCAAGACCAAAAAAGGTGTCATCAAACCGCGTACACCTAACCAAGGTCAGTACCTGATGAACATGGTGACTCATGATATCTCTTTCGGTATCGGTCCTGCGGGTACAGGTAAAACCTACCTTGCGGTTGCGGCAGCGGTAGATGCTTTAGAGCGTCAAGAAATTCGTCGCATCTTGCTGACTCGCCCTGCAGTTGAGGCGGGTGAGAAACTCGGCTTCTTGCCGGGTGATTTGAGCCAGAAAGTAGACCCGTACCTTCGTCCGCTCTATGACGCCCTATTTGAAATGCTCGGCTTCGAGAAGGTTGAAAAACTGATTGAACGCAACGTAATTGAAGTTGCGCCACTGGCTTATATGCGTGGTCGTACGCTCAATGATGCTTTCATCATTTTGGATGAGAGCCAAAACACTACCGTGGAGCAGATGAAAATGTTCCTAACGCGTATTGGTTTTAACTCGCGCGCCGTGATCACAGGTGATATCACCCAGATCGACTTGCCTCGCGGGGCTAAGTCAGGGCTACGCCATGCCATTGAGGTGTTGAGCGAAGTTGATGACATCAGCTTTAACTTCTTCCAGTCTGATGACGTTGTTCGCCACCCAGTTGTTGCACGTATCGTCAATGCGTATGAGAAATGGGAAGCGAAAGATCAAAAAGAACGCAAAGAGTTCGAAAAGAAACGTCGTGAAGAGCGCGAAGCACAATTGATCGAAACGGCTAAAGCTGAGCTTTCAAAAAAAGTACAAGCAGAAACCGCTGAAGGTAAGTCATGA
- the ybeY gene encoding rRNA maturation RNase YbeY — protein MSIELDLQLAVEDEKGLPSFEDIHLWLSSAVTKFQPQAEVTVRLVDEQESHQLNHDYRGKDKPTNVLSFPFEAPPGIEMDLLGDLIICRQVVEREAVEQNKPLMAHWAHMVVHGSLHLLGYDHIDDDEAEEMESLETEIMQSMGFEDPYIDEKA, from the coding sequence ATGAGTATCGAACTAGATCTACAATTAGCGGTCGAAGATGAAAAAGGCTTACCAAGTTTTGAGGATATTCATCTTTGGTTAAGCTCAGCGGTGACAAAATTCCAACCGCAAGCCGAAGTGACTGTGCGTTTGGTTGATGAACAAGAAAGCCATCAACTAAACCATGACTACCGTGGCAAAGATAAGCCGACCAATGTGCTCTCTTTTCCATTTGAAGCGCCTCCAGGTATTGAGATGGATTTGCTCGGCGATCTGATCATCTGCCGACAAGTTGTAGAACGTGAAGCGGTAGAGCAAAACAAACCTCTAATGGCTCACTGGGCGCATATGGTTGTACATGGTAGCCTGCATCTGCTAGGTTATGATCATATCGATGATGACGAAGCGGAAGAGATGGAGTCACTCGAAACAGAAATCATGCAAAGTATGGGTTTCGAAGACCCCTACATTGATGAGAAAGCGTAA
- the corC gene encoding CNNM family magnesium/cobalt transport protein CorC (CorC(YbeX) belongs to the Cyclin M Mg2+ Exporter (CNNM) family, and was characterized as belonging to a set of three proteins, at least one of which must be present for CorA to function.) — protein MNEDNSPSSLEGKKEKSEGPSRKSFFGRLGQLFQGEPKDRQELVDVIRDSEENDLIDHDTRDMLEGVMEISEMRVRDIMLPRSQMVTVDRSDDLDALINLITDAQHSRYPVISEDKDHVEGILLAKDLLKYLGSGSEPFDIEQVIRPAVVVPESKRVDRLLKEFREERYHMSIVVDEFGGVSGLVTIEDILEEIVGEIEDEFDDEEELDIRKLSKHTFAVKALTTIEEFNDTFGTSFSDEEVDTVGGMVMTAFGHLPSRGEVVEIEGYNFKVTSADNRRVVQLQVTIPDEELIADSTEE, from the coding sequence ATGAACGAAGACAATTCGCCCTCTTCTCTAGAAGGTAAGAAAGAAAAATCTGAAGGTCCGAGTAGAAAGTCCTTCTTCGGACGCCTAGGTCAACTTTTTCAAGGTGAACCAAAAGATCGCCAAGAGCTTGTGGATGTTATCCGCGACTCTGAAGAAAATGACCTGATCGACCACGATACCCGAGACATGCTTGAAGGTGTTATGGAGATCTCTGAAATGCGTGTGCGTGACATCATGTTACCGCGCTCGCAAATGGTTACGGTTGACCGCAGTGACGATTTAGACGCACTGATCAACCTTATCACTGATGCTCAGCACTCGCGCTACCCAGTAATCAGTGAAGATAAAGACCATGTTGAAGGTATTCTGTTAGCGAAGGACTTACTTAAATACTTAGGTTCTGGCAGCGAACCATTTGATATCGAGCAAGTTATCCGCCCTGCGGTCGTTGTTCCTGAGAGTAAGCGTGTCGATCGCCTACTCAAAGAGTTCCGCGAGGAACGTTATCATATGTCTATCGTTGTTGATGAATTTGGCGGCGTATCCGGCCTTGTTACCATCGAGGACATCCTTGAAGAAATCGTTGGTGAAATCGAAGATGAATTCGACGATGAAGAAGAACTGGATATTCGCAAGCTAAGCAAACACACTTTTGCAGTGAAGGCTCTAACCACTATCGAAGAATTTAACGATACGTTTGGAACCTCTTTCAGCGACGAAGAAGTCGACACTGTAGGTGGTATGGTTATGACAGCATTTGGTCATCTACCTTCTCGTGGCGAAGTGGTAGAAATTGAAGGATATAACTTCAAAGTGACTTCAGCAGATAACCGTCGTGTTGTGCAGCTACAAGTTACCATTCCTGACGAAGAGCTCATTGCAGACTCTACTGAAGAGTAA
- the lnt gene encoding apolipoprotein N-acyltransferase — translation MINSLFHRLKRPLAAVFVGALTTLAFAPYQLWPLAIVSPAILLLLIHQQSAKRALWIGYAWGLGQFSTGISWVHVSIDNFGGMPKIASVFLMALLVGYLAIYSALFTWSLNRFFPASTRTRYMLVAPALWLICDWLRGWVMTGFPWLWLGYSQIDSPLGNFAPLGGVEFITLLVVVSAGAMAYASLHRQWLLLLIPSVIFMTGFGLQSAAWVTPNPEQTTKVALIQGNIAQELKWQPSQRWPTIMKYTDLTRENWDADIIIWPEAAIPALEYEISSFLSNLDSAARMNNSAVITGIVNQGEDKKFYNSILTLGKNPNGDYSYDMNLRYHKHHLLPFGEFVPFEEVLRPIAPFFNLPMSSFSRGDFIQPNIDANGKQMAPALCYEIIFNEQVRQNVNQDTDFILTLSNDAWFGHSIGPLQHMEIARMRALELGKPVIRATNNGVTAVTDHKGHITAQVPQFETAVLRAEIPSTSGETPYRQFGTWPMYFWVVLSLIVGWRARAIAS, via the coding sequence ATGATAAATTCCCTTTTTCATCGCCTAAAACGGCCGCTTGCGGCCGTTTTTGTTGGCGCTTTAACCACACTTGCATTTGCACCTTATCAATTATGGCCGCTAGCGATTGTTAGCCCTGCCATTCTTCTGCTCCTTATCCACCAGCAATCAGCTAAACGTGCACTTTGGATTGGTTACGCATGGGGACTTGGTCAATTTTCGACTGGCATCAGCTGGGTCCATGTCAGCATCGATAATTTTGGCGGTATGCCAAAAATTGCCAGCGTCTTTCTCATGGCGCTGCTAGTCGGTTACTTAGCCATCTACTCAGCCCTGTTCACTTGGAGTCTTAATCGCTTTTTCCCAGCATCAACACGTACTCGATACATGTTGGTCGCACCTGCGCTATGGCTTATCTGTGACTGGCTCCGTGGTTGGGTCATGACGGGTTTCCCCTGGTTATGGCTAGGTTACAGCCAAATAGACAGCCCATTGGGTAATTTCGCTCCCCTTGGCGGCGTCGAGTTTATAACCTTACTAGTGGTTGTCAGTGCAGGAGCGATGGCTTATGCAAGCTTACATCGTCAATGGTTACTCCTGCTCATCCCATCAGTGATCTTTATGACAGGTTTTGGTTTGCAGTCCGCTGCGTGGGTAACACCAAACCCAGAGCAAACAACCAAAGTTGCACTCATTCAAGGTAACATTGCGCAAGAGTTAAAGTGGCAACCAAGCCAACGCTGGCCAACCATTATGAAGTACACCGACCTTACTCGTGAGAACTGGGATGCGGACATCATCATTTGGCCAGAAGCAGCGATACCAGCGCTTGAGTATGAGATTTCCTCTTTCCTAAGTAATCTCGATTCTGCAGCACGTATGAATAACAGTGCGGTGATAACAGGAATCGTCAATCAAGGCGAAGATAAGAAGTTCTACAACAGCATTCTCACTCTGGGTAAAAATCCGAATGGGGATTACAGCTACGACATGAATCTTCGTTACCATAAACATCACCTGCTGCCGTTTGGTGAGTTTGTCCCATTCGAAGAAGTGCTGCGACCGATCGCGCCATTTTTTAATCTACCGATGTCTTCATTCAGTCGTGGGGATTTTATCCAGCCCAACATTGACGCCAATGGCAAACAAATGGCCCCAGCTCTTTGTTATGAAATCATCTTTAATGAGCAGGTAAGACAAAACGTCAATCAAGACACAGATTTTATCCTCACTCTGTCTAACGACGCTTGGTTCGGACACTCAATTGGTCCGCTGCAGCATATGGAAATCGCCCGTATGCGAGCACTTGAGCTTGGTAAGCCTGTTATTCGCGCCACCAATAACGGTGTCACAGCCGTAACAGACCATAAAGGTCATATCACAGCTCAAGTACCGCAATTCGAAACTGCAGTGTTACGCGCCGAGATCCCATCAACATCCGGTGAAACCCCTTACCGTCAGTTTGGTACATGGCCGATGTATTTTTGGGTTGTGTTGAGTTTGATTGTTGGTTGGAGAGCTAGGGCAATAGCGAGTTAG
- a CDS encoding zinc ribbon-containing protein has translation MPKRKAGYEEMLEDVVETLKHSPDEVNHVIETSGKVAQAANDLTKDELALVSAYVKSDLKEFADNYEESKGGPFYLMVADSIWQGLLDITDRTKVEWVELFQDLEHQGLYQAGEVIGLGVLVCDECGHKTQYNHPTVIIPCTNCGHKGFSRQALKP, from the coding sequence ATGCCAAAAAGAAAAGCAGGTTATGAAGAGATGCTTGAAGACGTTGTGGAAACGCTCAAGCACAGCCCAGATGAAGTTAACCATGTTATTGAAACTTCTGGGAAAGTAGCACAAGCCGCCAATGATCTCACCAAAGATGAGTTGGCCTTGGTTTCAGCGTACGTGAAGTCGGATTTAAAAGAGTTCGCCGATAACTACGAAGAATCCAAAGGTGGACCATTCTATTTGATGGTCGCTGACTCGATTTGGCAGGGTCTGTTAGATATTACTGACCGGACTAAAGTGGAGTGGGTAGAGCTGTTCCAAGATCTCGAACATCAAGGTCTGTATCAGGCTGGTGAAGTGATTGGATTAGGGGTATTGGTCTGTGATGAATGTGGACATAAGACACAATATAACCACCCAACGGTGATCATCCCTTGTACCAATTGCGGACATAAAGGGTTTAGTCGTCAGGCGCTCAAACCTTAA
- the leuS gene encoding leucine--tRNA ligase, producing MQEQYNPQDIEQKVQQHWDNNKTFVVSEDPNKEKFYCLSMFPYPSGRLHMGHVRNYTIGDVVSRFQRLQGKNVMQPIGWDAFGLPAENAAVKNNTAPAPWTYENIEYMKNQLKLLGFGYDWNREFATCTPEYYRWEQEFFTKLYNKGLVYKKTSSVNWCPNDQTVLANEQVEDGCCWRCDTPVEQKEIPQWFIKITEYAQELLDDLDNLDGWPEMVKTMQRNWIGRSEGVELKFEVKGQQDLEVYTTRPDTLMGVTYVGIAAGHPLAAIAAENNPELAAFIEECKNNKVAEAELATMEKKGMATGLTAIHPLNGREVPVYVANFVLMDYGTGAVMAVPAHDQRDYEFATKYGLDIVPVIKPADDSELNISEEAYTEKGVLFDSGEFDGLEFQAAFDAIAAKLEAEGKGTKTVNFRLRDWGVSRQRYWGAPIPMVTTEDGEVHPVPADQLPVILPEDVVMDGVTSPIKADKEWAKTTFNGEPALRETDTFDTFMESSWYYARYCSPQADDILDPEKANYWLPVDQYIGGIEHACMHLLYSRFFHKLLRDAGYVTSDEPFKQLLCQGMVLADAFYHENDKGGKEWVAPTDVAVERDGKGRITSAKDNEGRDVTHSGMIKMSKSKNNGIDPQEMVDKYGADTVRLFMMFASPADMTLEWQESGVEGANRFLKRVWKLVNEHASKGAAETVDASALSGDQKALRRDVHKTIAKVTDDIARRQTFNTAIAAIMELMNKLAKAPQESAQDRAILDEALKAVVAMLYPITPHISFEMWAALGQEDIDNAAWPTHDEKALVEDEKLIIVQVNGKLRAKLTVPADISKEDIEALGLNDENVTKFTEDKTIRKVIYVPGKLLNIVAN from the coding sequence ATGCAAGAACAATACAACCCGCAAGATATTGAACAAAAAGTTCAACAGCACTGGGACAACAACAAGACCTTTGTTGTAAGTGAAGACCCAAATAAAGAAAAATTCTACTGTCTATCCATGTTCCCTTACCCAAGTGGCCGACTGCACATGGGTCACGTGCGTAACTACACTATCGGTGATGTAGTCTCTCGTTTCCAACGCCTGCAAGGTAAAAACGTAATGCAACCAATCGGTTGGGATGCATTTGGTCTACCGGCAGAAAACGCGGCTGTGAAGAACAACACAGCGCCTGCACCATGGACTTACGAAAACATCGAGTACATGAAAAACCAGCTTAAGCTTCTAGGCTTTGGTTACGACTGGAACCGTGAGTTCGCGACTTGTACGCCTGAGTACTACCGTTGGGAACAAGAGTTCTTCACTAAGCTTTACAACAAAGGCTTAGTTTACAAGAAGACTTCTTCAGTTAACTGGTGTCCAAACGACCAAACTGTTCTTGCAAACGAGCAGGTTGAAGATGGCTGCTGCTGGCGCTGTGATACTCCAGTAGAGCAAAAAGAGATTCCACAGTGGTTCATCAAGATCACTGAATACGCTCAAGAGCTACTAGACGATTTAGACAACCTAGATGGCTGGCCTGAAATGGTTAAGACTATGCAGCGCAACTGGATCGGTCGCTCTGAAGGTGTTGAGCTTAAGTTTGAAGTTAAGGGTCAACAAGACCTAGAAGTTTACACAACACGTCCAGACACACTAATGGGTGTGACTTACGTTGGTATCGCAGCAGGTCACCCTCTAGCGGCAATCGCAGCTGAGAACAACCCTGAGCTTGCAGCGTTCATCGAAGAGTGTAAGAACAACAAGGTAGCAGAGGCTGAGCTTGCGACAATGGAAAAGAAAGGTATGGCGACTGGCCTTACTGCTATTCACCCATTGAACGGTCGTGAAGTTCCAGTTTACGTGGCTAACTTCGTACTGATGGACTACGGTACAGGCGCTGTAATGGCAGTACCTGCACACGACCAACGCGATTACGAATTCGCAACTAAGTACGGCCTAGATATCGTACCTGTGATCAAGCCTGCTGACGACAGCGAGCTGAACATCTCTGAAGAAGCGTACACCGAGAAAGGCGTACTGTTTGATTCAGGTGAGTTCGACGGTCTTGAATTCCAAGCAGCATTCGATGCAATCGCAGCCAAACTAGAAGCAGAAGGCAAAGGCACTAAGACAGTTAACTTCCGTCTACGTGACTGGGGTGTATCTCGTCAACGTTACTGGGGCGCACCAATCCCAATGGTCACCACTGAAGATGGTGAAGTTCACCCAGTACCAGCTGACCAACTACCAGTGATTCTTCCAGAAGACGTGGTGATGGATGGCGTAACAAGCCCAATCAAAGCTGATAAAGAGTGGGCAAAGACTACCTTTAACGGCGAACCTGCTCTACGTGAGACAGATACGTTCGATACCTTCATGGAGTCTTCTTGGTACTACGCACGTTACTGTTCACCACAAGCTGATGACATTCTAGATCCAGAAAAAGCGAACTACTGGCTACCAGTAGACCAATACATTGGTGGTATTGAGCACGCTTGTATGCACCTACTGTACTCGCGCTTCTTCCACAAACTGCTACGTGACGCAGGTTACGTAACATCTGACGAGCCATTCAAGCAACTACTATGTCAAGGCATGGTACTAGCAGATGCGTTCTACCACGAGAACGACAAAGGCGGTAAAGAGTGGGTTGCTCCAACTGACGTTGCTGTAGAGCGTGACGGTAAAGGCCGCATCACTTCGGCTAAAGACAACGAAGGTCGTGACGTAACACACTCAGGCATGATCAAGATGTCTAAGTCGAAGAATAACGGTATCGACCCACAAGAGATGGTAGACAAGTACGGTGCTGACACAGTACGTCTATTTATGATGTTTGCATCACCTGCAGATATGACGCTTGAGTGGCAAGAATCTGGCGTAGAAGGTGCTAACCGCTTCCTAAAACGTGTTTGGAAACTTGTTAACGAGCACGCATCGAAAGGCGCGGCAGAAACTGTTGATGCATCTGCACTGTCTGGCGACCAAAAAGCACTTCGTCGTGACGTTCACAAGACTATCGCCAAAGTGACTGACGATATCGCTCGTCGCCAAACGTTCAACACAGCAATCGCAGCAATCATGGAACTTATGAACAAGCTAGCGAAAGCACCTCAAGAATCAGCGCAAGATCGTGCAATCCTTGACGAAGCTCTGAAAGCAGTTGTTGCAATGCTTTACCCAATCACTCCGCACATCTCATTCGAAATGTGGGCGGCGTTGGGTCAAGAAGATATCGACAACGCAGCATGGCCAACTCACGACGAGAAAGCACTGGTTGAAGACGAGAAGCTGATCATCGTTCAAGTAAACGGCAAGCTACGTGCGAAACTGACGGTACCGGCGGATATCTCTAAAGAAGATATTGAAGCTCTAGGTCTAAACGACGAAAACGTTACTAAGTTCACAGAAGATAAAACGATTCGTAAAGTGATTTACGTACCGGGTAAACTTCTAAACATTGTTGCAAATTAA
- a CDS encoding LPS-assembly lipoprotein LptE, translating into MFRSASRLISFSSVKLTSVVLMASLLSACGFHLRGDYSVPEELETMSLTSYDQYSSFTRMMKGQLRMSEIDVVPPAANIPNLHLLSEGVGERTLSLYQNTRAAEIELTFRASYRVTVPELGSKTFSTSVTRSYLDNPLTALAKSVERDMIEDEMRKLAASQIIRQMARLKADIEANELLEEEQEALLKVEEEQYRVKTFYAEDAQGNVTSEVPAN; encoded by the coding sequence ATGTTTCGTAGTGCGTCGCGCCTTATTTCATTTTCTTCTGTAAAACTCACCAGTGTTGTTCTAATGGCAAGTTTATTGTCTGCTTGTGGTTTCCATCTACGTGGTGACTACTCGGTTCCTGAAGAGTTAGAAACCATGTCTCTCACCAGCTACGACCAATACAGCAGCTTTACACGTATGATGAAAGGGCAACTGCGTATGAGCGAAATTGATGTCGTTCCGCCAGCCGCTAACATTCCTAACTTACACCTACTTAGCGAAGGTGTGGGTGAGCGTACACTATCGCTTTACCAAAACACACGTGCAGCGGAAATCGAGCTTACCTTCCGTGCCTCTTACCGCGTGACGGTTCCAGAGCTAGGCTCAAAGACCTTCTCTACCAGCGTAACGCGTAGCTACCTAGATAACCCGTTAACCGCACTTGCTAAGTCAGTAGAACGAGACATGATTGAAGATGAAATGCGTAAGCTAGCCGCTTCACAGATCATTCGTCAAATGGCTCGCTTGAAAGCAGACATTGAAGCAAACGAGCTGTTGGAAGAAGAGCAAGAAGCTTTACTTAAAGTGGAAGAAGAGCAATACCGCGTGAAAACATTTTACGCTGAAGATGCTCAGGGTAACGTCACTTCTGAAGTCCCAGCTAACTAA
- the holA gene encoding DNA polymerase III subunit delta, which yields MRIFADRLVEQLNKQLHPTYLIFGNEPLLIQESRQSIQKAAFAQGFEERHRFAIDSSFDWNLVYDSCQAMSLFSARQVIELELPESGVNAAIAKELVAVAELLHSDVLLVVIGSKLTKAQENAKWFKALSAQGCWVNCLTPDIQRLPQFVQARCRALNLKPDQEAVQMLAQWHEGNLFALTQSLEKLALLYPDGVLNLVRLEESLSRHNHFTAFHWVDALLAGKAKRSQRILRQLEAEGIESVILARTIQKELAQLLNMATQIKTKPIGQVFESYRIWQSKRPLYSSALNRLQPEKIMQLLQLLAKIELLVKTQYDQSSWPLLHQLSTEICLPQVKL from the coding sequence ATGCGAATCTTCGCCGACCGTTTAGTGGAGCAGCTTAACAAGCAGCTCCACCCTACTTACCTTATCTTTGGCAACGAACCACTCCTTATCCAAGAGTCTCGCCAGTCGATTCAAAAAGCCGCCTTTGCACAAGGATTCGAAGAAAGACACCGCTTTGCTATCGATAGTTCATTTGACTGGAATCTTGTTTATGACAGCTGTCAGGCCATGAGTTTGTTTTCAGCCAGACAAGTCATTGAACTGGAACTGCCTGAGTCAGGAGTCAATGCCGCTATCGCTAAAGAGCTAGTTGCTGTTGCTGAATTGCTTCATAGCGATGTGTTGTTAGTTGTCATTGGTAGCAAACTGACCAAAGCTCAAGAAAACGCAAAATGGTTTAAAGCGCTGTCTGCCCAAGGTTGTTGGGTGAATTGCTTAACACCTGATATCCAAAGATTGCCGCAATTCGTGCAAGCGCGTTGCCGAGCACTCAACCTTAAGCCAGATCAAGAAGCAGTACAGATGCTCGCCCAGTGGCATGAGGGCAACTTGTTTGCTTTAACTCAAAGCCTCGAAAAACTCGCATTACTCTACCCTGATGGCGTATTGAATTTGGTGCGTTTAGAGGAATCTCTCAGCCGCCACAACCACTTCACCGCTTTTCATTGGGTAGATGCCTTATTAGCGGGTAAGGCTAAGCGCTCACAACGTATTTTACGCCAACTTGAGGCGGAAGGAATTGAGAGCGTGATACTCGCGCGTACGATACAAAAAGAGCTCGCTCAGCTTCTCAACATGGCGACCCAAATTAAAACTAAGCCAATCGGCCAAGTTTTTGAAAGCTACCGTATTTGGCAATCAAAACGCCCATTGTACTCGTCAGCTTTAAATCGCTTACAACCCGAAAAAATCATGCAGCTTCTCCAGTTGCTCGCCAAGATTGAGCTATTGGTAAAAACACAATACGACCAGTCTAGCTGGCCACTATTACACCAGTTGAGTACTGAGATTTGCTTGCCGCAAGTGAAGCTGTAA
- the rsfS gene encoding ribosome silencing factor: MHNTNEDNTLQFEELNNFLADKADDMKAQDIKTIDVQGKSSITDFMIVCTGTSKRHVVSIAEHVAKESKLAGLEPLGIDGEAEGEWVVVDMGSTIVHVMQEEHRELYQLEKLWG, from the coding sequence ATGCACAACACCAACGAGGACAACACCTTGCAATTTGAAGAGTTAAACAACTTCCTTGCTGACAAAGCTGACGACATGAAAGCTCAAGATATCAAAACCATCGATGTTCAGGGCAAATCAAGTATTACAGACTTCATGATCGTTTGTACTGGCACATCAAAGCGCCACGTTGTTTCTATCGCCGAGCATGTTGCTAAAGAATCAAAACTAGCTGGTCTGGAGCCACTAGGTATTGACGGTGAAGCCGAAGGCGAATGGGTCGTAGTAGATATGGGCAGCACTATTGTTCATGTGATGCAAGAAGAGCATCGTGAGCTTTACCAACTGGAAAAGCTTTGGGGCTAA
- the rlmH gene encoding 23S rRNA (pseudouridine(1915)-N(3))-methyltransferase RlmH, translating into MKIQLVAVGTKMPKWVEEGFQEYRRRFPHDMPLELVEISAGKRGKNADIARILQKEGEAMLAAVPKGNRIVTLDIPGKKWDTPQLAQQLESWKLDGRDVSILIGGPEGLAPACKAAADQSWSLSALTLPHPLVRIVMAESLYRAWSITANHPYHRE; encoded by the coding sequence ATGAAAATACAGCTCGTTGCCGTTGGAACTAAGATGCCCAAGTGGGTCGAAGAAGGCTTCCAAGAGTATCGCCGCCGTTTTCCTCATGATATGCCACTTGAGCTTGTCGAAATAAGCGCCGGAAAACGCGGAAAAAATGCCGATATTGCAAGAATTCTGCAAAAAGAAGGCGAAGCCATGTTGGCAGCCGTGCCAAAAGGCAATCGAATTGTTACTCTCGACATCCCTGGCAAAAAGTGGGATACCCCACAATTAGCGCAGCAATTAGAGAGCTGGAAGCTGGACGGAAGAGATGTGTCGATTCTAATCGGTGGTCCTGAAGGTCTCGCCCCAGCATGTAAAGCCGCAGCCGATCAAAGCTGGTCTTTATCAGCATTAACCTTGCCTCACCCATTAGTACGCATTGTCATGGCTGAGAGTTTATATAGAGCGTGGAGCATCACTGCTAACCACCCTTACCATCGAGAATAA